DNA sequence from the Ischnura elegans chromosome 8, ioIscEleg1.1, whole genome shotgun sequence genome:
tagaaaatatgaataaataaaaaaaacataaaaaaacagtaTTAAAGGCAATAAATCGTAAAAGATAAGCTTTTAATCATTCGGAAAATAAAGCGttggtgctgattaggtttagataatATTGCGATTCAATCCTTACCCGCACATCAAGCTCTTCCACTCCCATTTCTATTAAATCTAATCAGCATCCTCGCTTTTGTCCCCGAGTGATGAAGggcttatattattttttactttttagttagTGACTTTATagtaaaattagcagtgccggaacgcactttacttAGCTTCTTTTTCGTGGTGAAATATTACACCGAGTAGTTTTTTgattacaagttatttttttatattttataattttttgttttggctacgaatgtaaatattagaaattttgaggcaccaaaattgatgaaagcgTTATTTGACCatcatgtcttttgttaaccagttccGGCgctttccggcaccatgacatcaCCGTTTTTAGTGCAATTTATTCTGTTATTGGAGAATGCAGGTCTCTTTAATTTTTTGGGGAAGACTCGATGCGTTCGATTAGTGGACTACGCCCTCTAAGAACCCCCTTGGACGGCTGCGCCTTCCAGCGTTGGAGAATGTCACtgcgtccgttttcttattttcttgaatatccctatgtttgattaccaaattaaacagaaaaactctttccgcgtTACCCATTCGCTCCATTTCGGCATATGGCTCATGTGACGCTAGGTGAGTTATGCTTTGTCTTTGTTTGACTGGATGAACGGATCTCAGAACCGGACATTCCATGAGcgacgaaaatgatccaaaagaccagcttaagtcggaagatagagaagagcttcactgaggatcgtctctcgaacgtaaccgcgtccttcgcgaaggaggccgccgaaggaatcctaaagcctgaatcacacgatcattttttccatccctttgaaGACATAGCTCCTCCTATAGCTCTGGCGATGGCGGAAGAAATGACCGTTTCTGCCTATCATTTcgcgcgatggctcgagggacgGGATTTTCAtagctttttccatcactcggcacgtccatTCTTTCGTCGCTGAAACCGCAGCTTctaccgtccttcagccaatcagaacgcacggtcGCTGAGAGCGAttgcaacgccacgcttggcttttattGGAATAACTGTTGTAAACACAGGGAAAATAGTAAACAACTCTTTGGTTAAACAAAAACATattcaaacttttaaaatgtCGCGGAATTCCACTGCCCCATGGACTCAAGAGGCGACAAATGCGCTAATTGACAATTATAGTAGGCATGAACATTTGTTCAATAGCAAAGCAGTGAATTACCACAATAAATTCCTGAGGACGAAAAGCCTTAACGAGATACTGTTATGCGTCGAACCTTTTCGACCTGGCACCACAGTGCAAGATATAAAAACGAAGGTAAATACGCTGCGAAGCCAATTCGGCGCAGAGGAGCAGCGTATAAAGGCTTCCATGAAGAGCGGATGCTCCGCGGACGAGGTATGAACGAAATTTTCCAAATGGATTAACATTACCGACGTAAAATCAAATACGGAAATACTgataatttttttgggaagttaaaTCAGCtcgattttcatagttttttctgtgcatttatattcatttttgcgtATTCTTCACTGCATTAATGCAATTGCTTCTTTCGTTTCTCAAGGTTTATGTGCCTACATTTAGGCATTATGAACAGCTGCTTTTTTTGAGAGGACACATGATTCCTCGAAAAAGCGCCGAGACTCGGATTGCTTTAGAAAGTCCGGAAAGTACACCGGGGCCAAGTACCAGTACTGGCGATGCTAGGGTAAGTGAAAATTTATCACACAATCAGCTGTTATTAAGTATACaatgttttgaataataatatatttattccacggtCTTAAGCCCTTTTACCATATTACAATTGAAATGTAGGTATTGCACAATAAACAGTGTATAACAATATACTAATAAACACAACATACATGGATAATATGTATACATTGAGATCGAGATACTCAATACATAGAAGTGTGATACAGTAATAAATAGTTATTTGTAACATTGGTAGAAAAATATATGAGAGTAAAAAATAGGTAAACAACATTTAGAATTAAGAATAGTTGAAAGAGAAAATTCTATTGGTTCAACATATTCCGAAATTTGTGTTATgaagaaaaaacattaatttggtAGGGCATAGAAGACGGTtctgtaagaatttttttaatgaagttgtAGATAGTTGAAAGATATCAGCATCCCagcatattttattgaaatctttaGCTATCCTATACATTGGCAAATAATATAGGTAATTGCAACTACTTTGTGGATTATAAAAAAGATTGAGATCTTGAGTCCAAGGCAGggacttatattttaattaaagtcTAACAGATCTAAGCGTTGGACTAGGTTATTTAACCAAATGAGAACTATAAACCCAATTGTTTACTGCTATTATGTAGTGAATTCAGCCCTTTAATGTACACATGTAAGAAACATTACTTCAAAGTACTGAACTTTTTATTGGTACCTAATTGAGGTTAAACAATCATAGTGATGGGTCCATACATCAGATACAAATATTTAGTATGGTTAACATAAACTTAAATCTAATATATTCTGACCATAAAACTGAAAtcacatattcatttatttttaatgacaggGGGAAGCAGTGTCCGTTGAAGTGGACATGAGTACCTTTGAACCTCTGGTTGGGGATTATGAGGTCCTTCAGTTCCATGAAGGTGACATAAGTTTAGATGAGCGTCCGCAGTCATCGATTTCGACTGCATGTTCCATAGGAACAACTGAAGAAAGGGTGGTGACACCAATGTCCGATGCCTCTTCCACCTCAAAGGCGAGGAGGGGCAAGCGGCAGAGGGAAGCTGACACCTCTAAATCGGCTGAGGTGTTGGAGAAGATAGCCCGAACTCTTGATGCCCCCATCAACCCTCCTGAGTCGCAGGAGTCCCACTTCGCAAAGTTTCTCTGGCATGGGCTGGAGAGGATCCAGAGTGAGGAGAGACGGCTAAGAACAACTAAAAAATTATTCGACATCCTTCTGGAGGCGCAATTGGAGGACCTGTTAGAcaggaagaattaaaaatatagtttatgtgtttgttgtgtatttttatgttttatgtgtATCATTGGAATTTTATGTGATTGTGGAGTGTTATTTTCAAGTAAGAGACAAATTAGTGTAGTGAAATCACAAATAATGAGTTATTTTAACAGGAAAATGCAAGTTAAAACATGAAGTCATACCTTTTGGTTTACATGTTTCCCCTGTTGACTGCCTCATCCTGCCAGGGAACTCGCCCAACACCATTAAAATATTGGACAAATTCCTCCCTAATGTGATAAATATGGGCCCGAGCCCTGTTTCCACCTATAAGGCATCTAATTGGCTGCAAATTTTGAACCCTCTCCACATCTTCATCTCCTAAGTGAATCGGTTTcctattcaaaatgaaattatgcaGCAGACAGCAGCTAGTCACAATTTCATCAACCTTTTCTGCGGAGAGCTTAATTTTCGTGAGAAGCACTCtaaatttattggccaataatcCAAAGGCATTCTCTATCACACGTCGGGCTCGACTCAATCTATAATTATAATGCCTTCTTTGATTGGTTAGTTCCCTCATCCTGTATGGTTTCATAAGATGCCAATCGAGTGGGAAAGCATCATCTGCATTGATAACATATGGAACGTTAATAGTCCCATTTGGAAGGGGTGATGCTGGTGGGAGGTTCATTAAATTTCTATCCAAAGCCCTTTTGAGGTTGCTTGCATTATAAATACTTGCATCATTTGCCCTTCCATTCACGCCAACGTTTATCCAGACAAATCTGCAATTAGCATCAGCTAATGCAAGTAGTACTATGCTATCTGTCCCCTTGTAATTGCGGTAGTAGGACCCACTAGCTCTAGGAGGAGTGAATGCAACATGCTTGCCATCAAGTGCTCCCAGACAGTGGGGAAAGTTCTACAGAGAGAGGAACTGGTTGGAAATAATTTTCCACTCCTCTACTGACGATGGTACCTGCAAATAGAGTGTGAATTATATACAGACACATAATTCGGTAAAGTGTTAATATTATTTCACTGTACCTTTATCTCATTTTCAAGGGTATTAATTATGGCGCTCAAAGTTTCAGCAACTATTCCGGAAATAGTGTTGGAAGCCATTCTTGAGGAGAAGTGTAGATTTTTAAAGGTTTCCCCGGTGGCCAAGAACCGTAGTGTCACGGATAACCTATTGGGTAGAAAATGTAAGTCAATCCACAGTAAGGGTACTTCGgttacttctttttaatttattattgaataaagtCGAAGCTTAACCTTTCATCTGCAGTAATGCATTGTCGCATCACTGTATTTTGCTTCTGTATTAAAGGCGACACTTTGGCCAGAAGCTCCGTGTACATGTCTTCGTCCATTCTCAGGAAGTTTCTGTATGATCGAAGGTCTTCTAGtctgggaaaaatatattttgaacattACATATGTATCTATAGGAAATTCTATGTTTTAAAAACGAATCCCTTTCAGCGTCCAAATACGCCGCCAATTTGGGAAACAAGTGAAGATCGATCACCGTGGCCCACTTACGTGGAGATTCGTAATCACCCATTCTCTGCTATCAACTTTATTCCCtagtttaaacattaatatttgtaattaagGAAGATACCTTAATTCCCTGTGCACCATATTTATGAGTCCTTGGCCAGTATCTCTTCTTTGAAGCCATTCTCTCGCCCATACCCTGCGACGTCGTCGTTCATTTCGTCGCCGATGATCATTGTCCACTATAATTGCTGCTGCTGCAGCCAAAAGAAGTCTGCGCCGATGTAAATCATCCATAGCAGCGCTCCCAAATTTAAATGGTATCAAATCAACCGAGTCAATAGATTTTTCCTGATGCAGGTAGTATGACACCGAGTAGTGCTATCGGAAATGATGTCaaaagcgacggaaaaagggacggtgggagggatcgtgtgattcagaaatcTATAGGTCGACCtatcatttctttggtccctcTAAACCTATCGCAGGAGCTATGTCtcagagggatggaaaaaatgatcgtgtgattcaggcttaagtgaagacgagatctgaaggagcgactgacgataTGGGCCGTGTCGGAGTTTTGAACATTTTCCTCCGAGTTACTCTTTTTGCCCTGTAGCGATTTACTACGCTAAATAATACTTTTGTAGGCTAAATAACATACTTATGTCTTTACTACTGTGAAGCGTTTATTCTCACTTCGAAGTACAGACTCAACTGCTGAATCATTGTTGGCCAAGAT
Encoded proteins:
- the LOC124163874 gene encoding uncharacterized protein LOC124163874 — its product is MSRNSTAPWTQEATNALIDNYSRHEHLFNSKAVNYHNKFLRTKSLNEILLCVEPFRPGTTVQDIKTKVNTLRSQFGAEEQRIKASMKSGCSADEVYVPTFRHYEQLLFLRGHMIPRKSAETRIALESPESTPGPSTSTGDARGEAVSVEVDMSTFEPLVGDYEVLQFHEGDISLDERPQSSISTACSIGTTEERVVTPMSDASSTSKARRGKRQREADTSKSAEVLEKIARTLDAPINPPESQESHFAKFLWHGLERIQSEERRLRTTKKLFDILLEAQLEDLLDRKN